From the genome of Cellvibrio japonicus Ueda107, one region includes:
- a CDS encoding D-2-hydroxyglutarate dehydrogenase YdiJ: MIPRIDQTSPVQALYLRFIEALRTSGFSGDLNPDYANRTVLATDNSIYQVLPQGVLYPRHTEDLVTITQLSQQAEFHSIVLSPRGGGTGTNGQSLTDGLVVDTSKYMNQILELNVEERWVRVQCGVVKDQLNAAIQPHGLFFAPELSTSNRATIGGMINTDASGQGSCRYGKTRDHVLELTTVLLDGSVWTSRAIDEGELESLWRRADRVGEVHRIIDAIQREHHALIRQKFPRLNRCLTGYDLAHIRDHEGRFNLNNILCGSEGTLGFITEAKINLLPIPKCSALINVNYRDFNAALRDATALMKANPTSIETVDSKVLNLAMNDIVWHSVSEFFPAPESEEKIQGINLVEYTADSEEALRDEIKRLTDLLDQQASQAETGRISYSLAWGSSAVNKIWGMRKKAVGLLGNVEGEIRPVPFVEDTAVPPENLADFILEFRAILDEHQLMYGMFGHVDAGVLHVRPALDMKDPQQEKMVRVITDKVVALTQKYNGLLWGEHGKGVRSEYAPAFFGELYPQIQRIKAAFDPRNQLNPGKIATPAANIELLKIDGVPTRGQQDRKIPLQVWEGYSEGVHCNGNGLCYNWNPNDAMCPSWKGTRERKHSPKGRASLMREWLKQMSERGVNPIAESKKLKRASFLFSLPSRVLNTLGKRRGDYDFSHEVHESMMGCLACKSCVGQCPIKVDVPEFRAKFLELYYSRYLRPFKDYFIGGLEYMIPTLAKLPWLYNLTMKPQFMQTFMARVIGMVDSPLLTGISLHKATEKLGVPYATLENIAQLSAEEKARAVILVQDAFTSYFETALVIDTLSLLKKLGFVPLLAPFKPNGKPLQVHGFLKAFAKAADTNATQLNGLASSGISLVGIEPAMTLAYRAEYKKVLGDNAPKVLLLQEWLARQNDILAHKKADFRKADFSLLAHCTEKTNAVSSIKDWQSVFSTLGQSLKVIDTGCCGMAGTYGHETTNLDTSKKIYALSWSQVVNEPANAGKLTATGYSCRSQAKRIDQVKLPHPVQVLLQQSL; the protein is encoded by the coding sequence ATGATTCCACGCATTGACCAAACCTCCCCCGTCCAGGCCCTGTATCTGCGCTTTATTGAGGCTTTGCGCACCAGCGGTTTTAGCGGTGACCTTAACCCCGATTATGCCAACCGCACTGTTTTGGCCACCGATAACTCTATCTACCAGGTGTTACCCCAAGGGGTACTTTACCCACGTCATACTGAAGATTTGGTCACAATCACCCAACTCAGCCAACAGGCTGAGTTCCATTCCATCGTACTGAGCCCCCGCGGTGGTGGCACGGGTACGAATGGCCAGTCACTCACCGATGGCCTGGTGGTAGATACCTCCAAGTACATGAACCAGATTCTTGAACTGAATGTGGAAGAGCGCTGGGTGCGGGTGCAATGCGGGGTGGTAAAGGACCAGTTAAATGCCGCTATCCAACCCCATGGGCTGTTTTTTGCCCCGGAGCTGTCAACCAGTAACCGGGCCACCATTGGCGGTATGATCAATACTGACGCCTCAGGCCAGGGCTCCTGTCGCTACGGTAAAACCCGCGACCATGTGCTGGAACTCACCACGGTATTACTGGATGGCAGTGTCTGGACGTCCAGGGCTATCGACGAGGGAGAGCTGGAATCGCTTTGGCGTCGCGCTGACCGCGTGGGAGAAGTCCATCGCATCATCGATGCTATCCAGCGCGAACACCACGCGCTTATCCGGCAAAAGTTTCCCAGGTTAAACCGCTGCCTTACCGGATATGACCTGGCTCATATCCGCGACCATGAAGGTCGCTTTAACCTCAACAATATTTTGTGCGGCAGTGAAGGTACGCTCGGGTTTATCACCGAGGCCAAAATCAACCTGCTACCTATCCCTAAATGCAGCGCACTGATTAACGTTAACTACCGCGATTTCAACGCCGCCCTGCGCGATGCCACAGCATTAATGAAGGCGAATCCAACCTCCATTGAAACGGTGGATTCCAAAGTGCTCAACCTGGCGATGAACGATATCGTCTGGCACAGCGTATCTGAATTCTTCCCTGCACCGGAGAGCGAGGAAAAAATCCAGGGCATTAACCTGGTGGAATACACCGCCGACTCCGAAGAAGCCCTGCGCGACGAGATCAAACGCCTGACCGACCTGCTCGACCAACAGGCGTCACAGGCAGAGACCGGTCGCATCAGTTACTCCCTGGCCTGGGGCAGTAGTGCCGTGAATAAAATCTGGGGAATGCGCAAAAAAGCTGTGGGCCTGCTCGGTAATGTGGAGGGCGAAATTCGCCCGGTACCCTTTGTGGAAGACACCGCTGTACCGCCGGAAAACCTCGCGGATTTTATCCTGGAGTTCCGCGCGATCCTCGATGAACACCAATTGATGTATGGCATGTTCGGCCATGTTGACGCCGGTGTATTGCACGTGCGCCCGGCGCTGGATATGAAAGATCCACAACAGGAAAAAATGGTGCGCGTCATCACCGATAAGGTGGTCGCACTCACCCAAAAATACAATGGTCTCTTGTGGGGTGAACATGGCAAAGGGGTTCGCTCGGAATACGCACCGGCCTTCTTCGGCGAACTCTATCCGCAAATCCAGCGTATCAAGGCCGCCTTTGATCCGCGTAACCAGTTAAACCCCGGCAAAATTGCCACGCCCGCTGCCAATATAGAATTATTAAAAATTGACGGTGTTCCTACCAGAGGCCAACAGGATCGCAAAATTCCGCTGCAGGTCTGGGAGGGCTATAGCGAAGGTGTGCACTGTAACGGCAACGGCCTCTGTTACAACTGGAATCCCAACGACGCCATGTGCCCCAGTTGGAAAGGTACACGCGAGCGCAAGCACTCACCCAAAGGCCGTGCATCCCTGATGCGTGAATGGCTCAAGCAGATGAGCGAGCGCGGCGTAAACCCCATCGCCGAAAGCAAAAAATTGAAACGCGCCAGTTTCCTGTTCAGCCTGCCATCACGGGTTCTCAACACCCTGGGCAAACGCCGCGGCGATTACGACTTCTCCCATGAGGTGCATGAGTCCATGATGGGTTGCCTCGCCTGCAAATCCTGCGTTGGCCAATGCCCGATCAAAGTGGATGTACCGGAGTTTCGCGCCAAATTCCTTGAGCTTTACTACAGCCGCTACCTGCGTCCGTTTAAGGACTATTTTATCGGTGGCCTGGAGTACATGATCCCTACCCTGGCCAAATTGCCCTGGCTGTATAACCTCACCATGAAGCCGCAATTCATGCAGACCTTCATGGCGCGCGTTATCGGTATGGTCGATAGCCCGCTGCTGACCGGGATCAGCCTGCACAAGGCAACGGAAAAGCTCGGTGTACCCTATGCAACCCTGGAAAATATTGCCCAGTTAAGTGCCGAAGAAAAAGCCCGTGCCGTTATCCTGGTACAGGATGCCTTCACCAGCTACTTTGAAACAGCGCTGGTCATAGACACACTCAGTTTGCTGAAAAAACTGGGGTTTGTGCCGTTGCTGGCCCCCTTCAAACCTAACGGGAAACCCTTGCAGGTCCATGGTTTTCTCAAGGCCTTTGCCAAGGCGGCAGATACCAATGCCACCCAACTGAATGGCTTGGCCTCTTCGGGAATTTCGCTGGTGGGTATAGAGCCGGCCATGACCCTTGCCTATCGTGCCGAATACAAAAAAGTCCTGGGCGACAACGCGCCCAAGGTTTTGTTACTGCAAGAATGGCTGGCCAGGCAAAACGACATACTGGCCCATAAAAAAGCCGACTTCCGCAAAGCTGATTTCTCGCTCCTGGCCCACTGTACAGAAAAAACCAATGCTGTGAGTTCGATCAAAGACTGGCAGTCGGTTTTCTCTACACTCGGCCAATCGCTAAAAGTGATCGATACCGGCTGTTGTGGTATGGCAGGTACCTACGGTCACGAGACAACCAACCTGGACACCTCCAAAAAGATTTATGCACTCTCCTGGTCTCAGGTAGTGAACGAACCCGCAAACGCGGGCAAGCTCACCGCTACCGGCTACTCCTGTCGCAGCCAGGCCAAGCGCATCGATCAGGTAAAACTGCCGCACCCTGTACAGGTCCTCTTACAACAATCGCTCTAA
- a CDS encoding HD domain-containing phosphohydrolase: MVPDLTAFLTLHRKLRLSVRIPVVSVVLFAALFTAGIAIGLQYHFSRSMAMDAAVASYQVAARHTSEFFQIMDRRTTQATRILSRYPHLPVDQLPDPARDASIAELFAEVMRNNPLYSSIYLGLANGDFLEVINLDSSPEMREYLKASASDRWVVNRVGEVQGTRMRQLDYFDSGFRWQRQRQEPSQYDARQRRWYSDAEHGKVNKTQPYIFHYPQVPGQTYSIRLPHSEVVLGIDITLQSLSDYLRRQPLSREGEIYLYKASGEILASNHLGTTEHSLAELAPLPLSAAEQQYLSQLGVIKISNQLDWPPIDFAVAGQPRGYTIDLLRLAAARLGVEVNFINGYSWAEILANYEQGQLDIVQPIADNVRNRERGYLSEPIVHLPLALALRAEEGMAQPTSVSLAALRGKTLAIPRGWSSIYSIHRAYPDIAILEVNSPRAALEAVRDGRAYATLDSFAVLHYTASQYFIEGLVYIESVDTGKAELPEAFRLLMPPHLQPLGKLLEKSIATMDSTRKAHLQQKWLLSANNAGDGFITVPYKPLLGVVGSTGAQRRHPLSFEIAGTEHLAYVEPLNPDSPASDYFAVVVPAAKVLGDSLLRVRWSVLITVGCVLLILPFSWSLAELIVRPINRLHDKSIRVKERRYAEITYRPSRLKEIDELLWAMVDMSQSIQHYEKSQQQLMDAFIELIAEAIDEKSPYTGGHCERVPILALMLADKAAATNEGALSHFRFDSEEAYREFKIAAWLHDCGKITMPEHIVDKGSKLETIYNRIHEIRMRFEVLWRDAEIDCLNAVAADPTRAEQYQAELQHRRQRLREDFSFIANSNVGGEFLSDQAQQRISELGKITWTRYFDDRLGLSPVEELRLKAIPAQAVPALEHLLADKPEHLIARQRSASHDPSWGIKMEVPEYLYNLGEIYNLSISRGTLTTEDRFKINEHIIGTIRMLEKLPFPPELKRVPRYASTHHETMKGTGYPRKLCASDLSIPERILVIADIFEALTAADRPYKKAKSLSESVEIMYKMMLDQHMDQDLFELFLTSGIYREYAERFLAAGQIDEVSIERYLRQPSPTQV; the protein is encoded by the coding sequence ATGGTTCCGGATTTGACAGCTTTCCTGACGTTGCACAGAAAATTGCGCTTGTCGGTACGTATACCGGTAGTGAGTGTGGTGCTGTTTGCGGCCCTGTTTACAGCGGGGATTGCTATAGGGCTCCAATATCACTTCAGTCGCTCCATGGCGATGGATGCCGCTGTGGCCAGCTACCAGGTTGCGGCGCGCCACACCAGTGAGTTCTTCCAGATCATGGATCGCCGCACCACCCAGGCAACCCGCATCTTGTCGCGCTATCCACACCTGCCAGTGGATCAGCTGCCCGACCCAGCCAGGGATGCCAGTATTGCTGAATTGTTTGCCGAGGTCATGCGCAACAATCCACTCTATTCCAGCATTTATCTCGGTTTGGCCAATGGCGATTTCCTGGAGGTAATCAACCTGGATAGCAGCCCGGAGATGCGCGAATACCTCAAGGCATCGGCCAGCGATCGCTGGGTGGTTAACCGGGTGGGGGAGGTCCAGGGGACGCGCATGCGCCAGCTGGATTATTTTGATAGCGGATTCCGCTGGCAGCGCCAGCGCCAGGAGCCCAGCCAATATGATGCCCGCCAACGCCGCTGGTACAGTGATGCAGAGCATGGCAAGGTCAACAAAACCCAACCCTATATCTTCCATTACCCCCAGGTACCGGGGCAGACCTATTCCATTCGCCTCCCCCACAGCGAGGTGGTGCTGGGGATAGACATTACCCTGCAGTCGCTCTCGGATTACCTGCGCAGGCAACCCCTGAGTCGGGAAGGGGAGATTTATCTCTACAAGGCCTCTGGCGAAATACTGGCATCCAATCACCTGGGCACTACGGAACACAGCCTCGCTGAATTGGCGCCCTTGCCGTTGTCTGCGGCGGAGCAGCAGTATCTCAGCCAATTGGGCGTTATCAAGATTTCCAACCAATTGGACTGGCCACCTATCGACTTTGCGGTCGCCGGACAGCCGCGCGGTTATACCATTGACTTATTGCGCCTGGCGGCAGCGCGATTGGGTGTGGAGGTCAACTTTATTAATGGCTATAGCTGGGCGGAGATCCTGGCGAATTACGAGCAGGGGCAACTGGATATCGTCCAACCGATTGCGGATAACGTCCGCAATCGCGAGCGCGGCTATTTGAGTGAACCCATTGTGCATTTACCCCTGGCATTGGCGCTGCGCGCAGAAGAGGGGATGGCGCAGCCAACCTCTGTCAGCCTTGCGGCGCTACGGGGGAAAACCCTGGCGATTCCCCGTGGCTGGTCGAGCATCTACAGCATTCACCGGGCTTATCCCGATATTGCCATCCTGGAGGTGAACAGCCCCAGGGCGGCCCTTGAGGCAGTGCGCGATGGTCGGGCCTATGCAACCCTGGATAGTTTCGCCGTGCTTCACTACACCGCCAGTCAATATTTTATTGAGGGCCTGGTCTATATCGAGTCTGTTGATACCGGTAAGGCTGAACTGCCTGAAGCATTTCGCCTGTTAATGCCGCCGCATTTACAGCCCCTGGGTAAATTGTTGGAAAAATCCATCGCCACGATGGACTCTACACGCAAGGCGCACCTGCAACAAAAATGGCTGCTCTCTGCGAATAATGCGGGCGATGGTTTTATTACCGTACCCTACAAACCCCTACTGGGGGTGGTTGGCAGTACTGGCGCTCAGCGGCGTCATCCCTTGAGCTTTGAGATAGCCGGTACTGAACACCTGGCCTATGTAGAACCGTTAAATCCGGATAGCCCTGCCAGTGATTATTTTGCGGTCGTGGTTCCCGCCGCCAAGGTGCTGGGGGATAGTTTATTGCGTGTGCGTTGGTCGGTGCTCATTACGGTGGGTTGTGTGTTGTTGATCCTGCCATTCTCCTGGTCATTGGCCGAGTTGATTGTGCGTCCGATTAATCGGTTGCACGATAAAAGCATACGCGTCAAAGAGCGTCGCTATGCGGAAATTACATACCGGCCCAGCAGGCTTAAGGAAATCGATGAATTGCTGTGGGCGATGGTAGATATGTCCCAGTCCATACAACATTACGAAAAGTCACAGCAGCAATTGATGGATGCGTTTATTGAATTAATTGCTGAGGCTATTGATGAAAAATCCCCTTACACCGGGGGACATTGTGAGCGGGTGCCGATATTGGCATTGATGCTGGCGGATAAGGCGGCAGCCACCAATGAAGGCGCCTTAAGTCATTTTAGGTTTGATAGCGAGGAAGCTTATCGTGAATTTAAAATTGCCGCCTGGTTGCACGACTGCGGCAAGATCACAATGCCGGAACATATCGTCGACAAAGGCAGCAAGCTGGAAACCATTTATAACCGCATCCATGAAATCCGTATGCGTTTTGAGGTGTTGTGGCGCGATGCAGAAATTGATTGCCTCAACGCGGTGGCCGCTGACCCAACACGGGCTGAACAGTACCAGGCGGAGCTGCAACACAGGCGCCAGCGCTTGCGCGAAGACTTCAGTTTTATCGCCAATAGCAATGTGGGTGGGGAATTTTTGAGTGATCAGGCGCAACAGCGCATTAGTGAACTGGGCAAGATTACCTGGACCCGTTATTTTGATGATCGCCTGGGTTTATCACCGGTCGAGGAATTGCGCCTGAAAGCAATTCCTGCGCAGGCTGTCCCAGCGCTTGAACATTTACTGGCCGATAAACCCGAGCATTTGATCGCGCGCCAGCGCTCCGCTTCCCATGATCCATCCTGGGGAATCAAAATGGAGGTGCCCGAGTACCTCTATAACCTGGGTGAAATCTACAACCTCTCGATTTCACGCGGCACCCTGACAACAGAGGATCGCTTTAAAATTAACGAACATATTATTGGCACTATCCGCATGCTGGAAAAATTACCCTTTCCTCCTGAATTAAAGCGTGTGCCGCGCTATGCCTCTACCCATCACGAAACCATGAAGGGAACAGGTTATCCGCGAAAATTGTGTGCCAGTGACCTGTCGATTCCAGAGCGTATTTTAGTGATTGCCGATATCTTTGAAGCCCTGACAGCGGCGGATCGCCCTTACAAGAAAGCCAAATCCTTGAGCGAATCGGTCGAGATCATGTACAAAATGATGCTCGATCAACACATGGATCAGGATCTGTTTGAACTCTTTTTAACCTCGGGTATCTATCGCGAGTATGCCGAGCGTTTTCTGGCAGCAGGGCAAATTGATGAGGTGAGTATTGAGCGCTACCTGCGTCAGCCATCACCGACGCAGGTGTAA